ATCCTCCGCTCCATTACCACGAAGATTACATGCTCTGCCTGACGCTCCACGTGCGCGGCCAGCGCATCATGGACGACGCGGTCGAAGATTTCACCGAAAAGGACCTCGTGCTCATCAATCCCGGAACCCCGCACCGTTTCAAGCGCGACGCGGCGTATGCCGACGCCAAGTGCGAAACCGCCACGGTCATGTTCAGCCGCGAGATGCCCGACTGGAAGTTCCTCTCGCTCGAACACATGCGTCCCATCCGCGAAATGCTGCTCCGCCCTGCGGCCGGACTGCGATTCGCCCCGAAAACGATCGACACCGTGCTCGAACGGATGATATCGCTGCCCAAACTCGACGGCTTCGAAGCCGTCTCGCTCTTTTTCAGCATCCTCAACGACCTTGCCACAGCGCCGCCCGACGAGGTGCAGCAGATCGGTTCGCGTCACGACGGTTCCTACCAGGACGACCGGGTGCGCCGAATCGTCCGGTTCGTGGAGGAGAACTATTCCCGCAAACTCTCGCTGGAGGAGATCGGCCGTTCGGTGGACATGTCCCCGTCGTCGGTGTGCCGCTACTTCAAACGCCGCACGCACCAGAACCTGTGGGAATACATCAACAGCTTCCGCATCAACCGGGCCGCGCAGCTCACCGTCGAGACGCAGCTCCCCATTTCGGAAATAGGCCCCCGCTGCGGATTCACCAACGTCTCGAATTTCAACCATCTGTTCCGCGCCCACCTCGGAACCACGCCCAGCGACTACCGCAGCCGGTT
This Alistipes shahii WAL 8301 DNA region includes the following protein-coding sequences:
- a CDS encoding AraC family transcriptional regulator produces the protein MKQILADITPVGSNNLFVTHYWPDKQTDPPLHYHEDYMLCLTLHVRGQRIMDDAVEDFTEKDLVLINPGTPHRFKRDAAYADAKCETATVMFSREMPDWKFLSLEHMRPIREMLLRPAAGLRFAPKTIDTVLERMISLPKLDGFEAVSLFFSILNDLATAPPDEVQQIGSRHDGSYQDDRVRRIVRFVEENYSRKLSLEEIGRSVDMSPSSVCRYFKRRTHQNLWEYINSFRINRAAQLTVETQLPISEIGPRCGFTNVSNFNHLFRAHLGTTPSDYRSRFKTSPLTPDTTN